Below is a genomic region from Cloeon dipterum chromosome 2, ieCloDipt1.1, whole genome shotgun sequence.
GTGGTCCAGCAATTCCTTCAGGAATACGGACCGAACCTTCTGGAACTGCGCATCCACGCCTGCGACAAGAGCGAGTTGGTGATTAATCCGAGAACCATCGCGGTCTCGTGCCCGAGACTTCAGAAACTCAGCCTCTTCAAGGTCATCATCGAGGAGCTGGGGACCAGACCAAAGAAAGTCGTTCAAGAGCAGGACAAACAGAAACCTTCCATCTTAGTTGCTGATGAGCAAGAGCCAAAAAAGGTGTTGCCGAAAATGCGGGCTTATGCATTGCCGAATGACTCGTTCCTGCACTTGAGGGAGTTGGCGTTCGAACCAGATGagtaagaatattttttagataaagtAGGTCTCACGCAGCAagaaattttgggtcacgttgGCAGCCGCCGGTGTGAAAGAGAAACAATTTAACAGCGCAGGAGAAAAGAATTGTATTCCGGACTCTTCAGGCCgttaaagaccatctttgacgaagtttctgagcacaccaatcgattcctgagggtcgaattaggtatgaaggatatttttcccttcaaaaTGTCCAacgtgacgtgcgaactttttcccgccaaaacaaaatgaacgtatttgcgagaagtgcgcatgcgtcagagctggtttgagcacttgcagggATACCACCtttacgaatgacttctttggcagatccagccagctctgacgcatgcgcattcCTCGCATGTAGCTTcacattgttttggcgggaaaaagttcacacgtcgcgctggactatttagtcggaaaaaatgtccacaTTACATAATTCGaccttcaggaatcgattggtgtgctcagaaagtTCGttaaagacagtctttaagcCCTATATCGATCTTgaaacgtttaaaataatattgtcagacgcgcaaaaaaattgaaaaattcgtcTATAGAAAAttcggttaattttttttcataaattggaCGATTTAATCAGGGTTTTGATGttcatacaaaaaatatttaaaatataccgACACTTTTCACTCAAAAAACCTTTTATCTATCTAATTTCAGAAGCAGCAATGGGGCGCTGCTGTCGAGTGTGCTTTGTGCGCCGAAACTGGAGCGTTTCATGCTGAGTTTTCGTCGCGCCGAAAACCTCGACATGGAGGACCTGGAGCGCATCTCCGTCTGGGTCGAGGAGCAGCAAATCCTGACCAACCTGACTCATTTCCAGTTGGCCTCGCACCCTACCGTGCTGAATGCCGAATTCTGCCGCGCCTTTAGCGATTTCACGAGAAACGCATCCGCGTTTTTGCCCAAATTGGCGCGTTTTGACGCGATGTTCCGTCTCTCCTGCGTCGACGTGCGTCATTTCATGGCCGAAGGAGAGGAGGACGTTGTGTGTACTGACCGCGACAGGCAGCTCACCGCGGAAAAATTCGCACAGTTCGGAGAGCATAAATACGTGCAATTCCTCAATGCGTACAAACGGAATTAGAagcttgttttaattaatataagatgcaagaaaatttgcaattgtATATTGTGTGATattaataaagtttatttttagtattgattgaaataaaccTACAGCTTTATAATAAATCAGGCTTCAATAATCCtagaacaattaaataaacgtGAAAGCCGCAGcttttttcgataaattttctTGCTTTGTAAACGgtattaattcttttatttaatataacaacagattttgtaatttaaccCGCAACGATGTAAAACGATCAGTCGAATAAAAACTGTTCaatataaagaaattttaattaggttttattttagatgaattataatttcccaaaattgaatatttgttGAACTCACCCTTTTTTTACCAGAATGCGCACGGTCTTGTCTTGTTTCTTGAATTCTGCCGTCATGCATGTGGGTTCACTTACGCCGAAAGAATcgaagtaattattattattgattataAACTTGATCTAATCAGCTGCCCACTTGTCACATTGctgctctcattgtcagctgctgctgctgctggctgggcTGGAGGAGGAGGGGCGTGGCCGCTTCTATGGTTGGTTACGTGCGGGACTGCGGGCCgctaaaattccaaaatttagacAGCGCGCTCGTGAATTCTTTGGATACCAGTTTACCAGTTACCAGAGTCAGGCCCTGAGTATATCACTATCAGACAGGTGATCGCTTGAGATCTCACTGAAATCCGTAATTCTGTAGGTTTACCAATCCTTTTGGTTCGCGATGTCTAAATTGCTAGTTAAGTGGGCCTACTTTGGCTATCAGAAGCAAGAGATTCGTACTGCAGTCGTATTCGGTAATATATAATCGAATAGTAGCGTAAATATCGTAAATATCTGCCGCGTCATTACGaacgtgtaatttttttcgtctttttgtttggttttctGGTTTCTAATAAGTTCAACACGGTTTGGGAAGGGTGAACTGATATaaacattgtttattttatcatcTTCCTCATTTTCAGGCACAAATggtgaaaatgtaatttttgtccTCGAAAATGATGAAGTGCTTGCTTTtggaaaaaaccaaaatggGTGTCTTGGAGCTGGCGTCGAAGGTGAAGTGAAAGTGCTAAAgcgcattgaaaatttgtgtgaGCGGAAAATTGAAGGTttaaatcatgtgagaaataTCTGTtgatatttaataatgaaaatctgATATACGCATAGGGTTTGAGTGTACTTGCGATTGCATTTTTGCCATCTCAGGATCTGGTTCCGTTTTCTCTtggggagaaaataaatatggacAGCTTGGATTAGGAACCGACGAACTCACTAAAGTGCCTACCAAAATTTCGGGTTCCCTTGAGCACAAAACGGTTGTCCAAGTGGCTTGTGGTTATTTTCATACCCTCCCCATGTGCCAAAACCAAGCGTATCGACGTCGATTCTCCTCTACGCGCGCTACAATTCCACCGTTTTCGAACTTACTTTAAAGCCCTTAATTCGCTGAAAATCCAGTCAAATTTTGCTTCCAGCTGTCTAAGCTGATGTATTTTATCAGTTTTCGCGGTTTTCATCCGGTATAAAGTCTAAAAAACCAGTGTCGAACTTTCGACGGTTTTACCTGTGGAATTCTGTCGAAAATTCTACATCCACTTGAATCATCACCAAACAGTCAGAAAAACGCCTAGTTTCGTGATTAAAAGCGTAGGGTGAACTGGATCGAAcctttatttcattaaatcattataattttagcgtatttttaatcaactgTAACCGATTAATTGCATTGTAGCTCAAGCGGTGGCAGAAAGCGCGGTTTTTTTCGGTATCACAGCTGGAGCTGGCAGAGAGCCGCGCCCACTCTAGCAAAACATAATTCAAGTAGCCGGCTCGCgcaatgtatatttttacgtGTTCCGTCCACCTGCTGACGGTCTCAGGTAAAGTCAGGCTACCCTGAGCCTGAGCAGCGTGGGAAGAGAGAGTTCTGCGTGTCTGTTGTGCGCCAGAGAGCATATGTGAGCGATTGAAGCTGTACACATTCACGTAAGTTACTTTGCTCGCGAAATGTAAACATTGCGGTCAAAAcgaatttttgccatttttttacagATCCTTCCTGATGTTCATGACGGATATGTGACAGGCGGACAACGTCAGACAGACATTTTGGTCTAAGCGGGCGCGAGATTCAGcggcagaaaaattatttaagcggAAGAAATCGGCCTCGGACGCCCTTCGAACCTTAtcatttatgtaaaatttttcagaattgattatgattttttctctAGTGATTATTACATTGGATTTccatctttttaatttattttgacattttacaGGGTTGGGAAGCATCAGTTTTGATTTGAGACCTGGGACATTGGAGAGTGGCCGGCGAGGATGACGTCGTGTTCGAaaacttataatttattttcttgcataTTATGGAGTTTTCATCTGATTCATCATATTTGTCTTATTTTATAACTTCCAGTCGAATCAtgtatttttcgcatttcattttgcatttctgctATTTAATATTGTTAACCTTATcgtagttaattttttctggaagTTTTTAACTGACGCGTTCTTTTTAATCTTCTTCCTATTGTTcgtaatatatttatgatgGCATTCATGcagtgaaattttgtttacctGCTGAGGTATCAAAATAAGCAGCATTTTAAttggttaatttaatatttaagttatttagagcaaaaaaCTTTACACGttcaatcaattcaaaataatatctgaTATAATAGATAGTGGTATTCCAAGTTTCGAAGCTCAGGAATAGGGGCGTTCTCAATTTtcgtttgttaaaaaaatctccgATGAacgaaatttgttaattaaagcTGCACTAACTCTTAACTACGTAGAGATATCGCACTAGAATTGTCACTGCCCAGCCTAGTTTTCGATCttaaacaacttttacatttgCAAACacttcgcaggtcgaaggtcaaggtcacctttcgcAACCTTTTCtcggaaattcaaaatttatggtttaTATCTCCCTTAGATTTTTGTGAGGTTTAGGGCCTAAATGTAgtccgtgaaattctgcacaaagctcaccaagtttcatagttGTAATGCCGacagttttgctgcaattggaattttaaaattaaaaaccagctCGAGGCCGCTCGACCGCGCATGACTTAAGGCTGCGGGATCCCCTCTCATTCGTAGAGTATATTTTTTCGCGTGTCACCTGCTTAGACATATCAGGAGAGGCTAGGGTGGACCTATGAAGgtcgaaatcgaccttcagaGTATGTACCTGACGTGACTCtgacaaaaaatgtcaaaaatcgttcaatttttcaaacttggaGCCTTTTAATAGGTTTTAGTCACTCTCAAATATAAAGCCAAAACTACTGAATGACAATTCTGAAGCCGTACCTTAAAATAATAGTGGTAGCCATTAATCGTGACAAGatattgaaaatgattaaatttttaaatctgtaatttaagaaaataaccTACTGTTATGTACATACGAAGTTAAAATTGAGCAGATTAAGTGATGATAATTAACGATCTTAATCTTACAATGAAAACTTTATTACgtggaattgcaaaaaattacatgttttccaaaatttttatttttaaaagtataataaatttatgcatttaataacatttcattGTAAGAATgggattgtttattttaaacactTCATATTAACTTCGTATGTGTGTAAAAAAACAGGATgtcatttcttaaattaaagatagtttaaccttttttaatctcaCGTCACGATTAATGGCTATCACTCTTATTTCAAGGTatggtttcaggattgtcattcagCAGTTTTGGCTTCATATTTGAGCTACAGAGCGGCAAAAACCTCTATTAAAAGACTCCAAGGTTGATAAAATTGAacgattttgacattttttatttcagggtcacgtcaggtaCATACTCTGAAGGTcgaaagaaatatatttcctcTCTTGCAATTCATTCAACTTACGCTCAGCTCTCTCAGAGGTGCAGTCCAGTAATGAAAGGTGAAAAGCGGGGAAAACGAGCGAAAGCCTCCCTGCGCTCCCTTCCCCTCCCAACACGCTGCTGCGTTCTCTCC
It encodes:
- the LOC135936285 gene encoding uncharacterized protein LOC135936285, with protein sequence MRAYALPNDSFLHLRELAFEPDESSNGALLSSVLCAPKLERFMLSFRRAENLDMEDLERISVWVEEQQILTNLTHFQLASHPTVLNAEFCRAFSDFTRNASAFLPKLARFDAMFRLSCVDVRHFMAEGEEDVVCTDRDRQLTAEKFAQFGEHKYVQFLNAYKRN